A genome region from Natronosalvus rutilus includes the following:
- a CDS encoding ABC transporter ATP-binding protein has translation MTSRQTTDTTPTTDADSIASDSLLAVEDLRTQFRTEDGVVTAVDDVSFALERGEVMGIVGESGAGKSVTAKSIMRLIRYPGEIVSGSVTFDGTDLLTLTEKEMRSVRGNRITLIPQDPMTSLNPVLTVGQQIVETIRLHQDVGESEAREIAIEAMEEVEIPDPASRIDEYPHEFSGGMRQRVLIAIGLACEPDLIIADEPTTALDVTTQAKILDLLNDLREERGVSILMITHNLGVVAQTCDRVGVMYAGNLVETGRVDNVFEQPRHPYTRTLIDAIPAVDSDRNRLYALDGSMPDLKTLPDGCNFADRCPHAVEACRSGGDPPLEPVAGAPPDAQAACIRTDELNLSEPAVEEGVERRHHETRTDAEPLLEVRDLEKHFPAGDGLFGNLALARTESGGLTLERRYVEAVDGVSFTIDRGETVGLVGESGCGKSTVARTVMQLLEPTGGEVYFDGHPLHELGKKDIRSLRKEMQIIFQDPKSSLNPRKTVAQIIGRGMAKHGIATGDDKRARIEELLERVGLSASDADKYPHQFSGGQQQRIAIANALAVEPDLIVCDEPVSALDVSVQAQILNLLDDIQDEFGLSYLFISHNISVVQHLCDRVAVMYLGKIAELGTVEEVFNPPYHPYTESLLSAVPHANPNRETERILLEGTVPSPLDPPTGCPFHTRCPKKIGDVCETDEPHPEPVTAESDHRIACHLSVEEMSQPVHGRAPTASETDRP, from the coding sequence ATGACCTCGAGACAGACCACCGACACCACGCCGACGACAGACGCCGACAGTATCGCCAGCGACTCGCTCCTCGCGGTCGAGGACCTCCGCACGCAGTTCCGGACCGAGGACGGAGTCGTTACCGCAGTCGACGACGTCTCGTTCGCCCTCGAGCGCGGCGAGGTGATGGGCATCGTCGGCGAGTCGGGGGCGGGAAAGAGCGTAACCGCGAAGTCGATCATGCGCCTGATCCGCTACCCGGGCGAAATCGTCTCCGGGTCGGTCACCTTCGACGGGACGGACCTCCTCACGCTCACCGAGAAGGAGATGCGGAGCGTCCGCGGGAACAGGATCACGCTGATCCCGCAGGATCCGATGACTTCTCTCAATCCCGTGCTCACCGTGGGTCAGCAGATCGTCGAAACGATCCGGCTCCACCAGGACGTCGGCGAGAGCGAGGCTCGCGAAATCGCCATCGAGGCGATGGAGGAAGTCGAGATTCCGGACCCGGCGTCGCGCATCGACGAGTACCCCCATGAGTTCTCCGGGGGGATGCGCCAGCGGGTGTTGATCGCCATCGGACTGGCCTGCGAGCCGGACCTGATCATCGCCGACGAGCCGACGACGGCGCTCGACGTGACGACCCAGGCGAAGATCCTGGACCTGCTGAACGACCTCCGTGAGGAGCGCGGCGTCTCGATCCTGATGATTACCCACAACCTGGGCGTCGTCGCCCAGACCTGTGACCGCGTCGGCGTCATGTACGCCGGCAACCTCGTCGAGACGGGCCGCGTCGACAACGTCTTCGAACAGCCGAGACACCCCTACACGCGCACGCTCATCGACGCGATTCCGGCGGTCGACTCGGACCGGAACCGGCTCTACGCCCTCGATGGGTCGATGCCGGACCTCAAGACCTTGCCGGACGGGTGTAACTTCGCCGACCGGTGTCCACACGCCGTCGAGGCGTGTCGTTCCGGCGGTGACCCACCTCTCGAGCCGGTCGCGGGTGCCCCGCCAGACGCCCAGGCGGCGTGTATCCGAACCGACGAACTCAACCTCTCGGAGCCGGCCGTCGAGGAGGGCGTCGAACGTCGACACCACGAGACGCGCACGGACGCGGAGCCGTTGCTCGAGGTTCGCGACCTGGAGAAGCACTTCCCGGCGGGTGACGGACTCTTCGGGAATCTCGCACTGGCCCGAACCGAGAGTGGCGGGCTGACGCTCGAGCGCCGGTACGTCGAGGCGGTCGACGGCGTAAGCTTCACGATCGATCGCGGCGAGACGGTCGGTCTGGTCGGCGAGAGTGGCTGTGGGAAGTCGACGGTCGCCCGGACCGTGATGCAGTTGCTCGAGCCCACCGGCGGCGAGGTCTACTTCGATGGCCACCCGTTGCACGAACTCGGAAAGAAGGACATTCGGAGCCTCCGCAAGGAGATGCAGATCATCTTCCAGGACCCCAAGAGCTCGCTCAACCCGCGCAAGACGGTCGCCCAGATCATCGGCCGGGGGATGGCGAAACACGGCATCGCGACGGGAGACGATAAGCGTGCCCGGATCGAGGAGTTGCTCGAGCGCGTCGGGCTCTCGGCGAGCGACGCCGACAAGTATCCGCACCAGTTCTCGGGCGGCCAGCAACAACGGATCGCCATCGCGAACGCGCTCGCGGTCGAACCCGACCTCATCGTCTGTGACGAACCCGTCTCCGCGCTGGACGTGAGCGTCCAGGCACAGATCCTCAACCTGCTCGACGACATCCAGGACGAATTCGGTCTCTCGTACCTGTTCATCTCCCACAACATCAGCGTCGTCCAGCACCTCTGTGATCGCGTTGCGGTGATGTACCTCGGGAAAATCGCCGAGCTAGGTACCGTCGAAGAGGTGTTCAATCCGCCGTATCACCCCTACACGGAGAGTCTGCTGTCGGCGGTTCCGCACGCGAACCCGAACCGGGAGACCGAGCGTATCCTCCTCGAGGGGACGGTCCCGAGCCCGCTCGACCCGCCGACTGGCTGTCCGTTCCACACGCGCTGTCCGAAGAAGATCGGCGACGTGTGCGAGACGGACGAGCCGCATCCCGAGCCGGTCACCGCGGAGAGCGATCACCGGATCGCCTGTCACCTCTCGGTCGAGGAGATGAGCCAGCCGGTACACGGCCGCGCGCCCACCGC